A portion of the Malania oleifera isolate guangnan ecotype guangnan chromosome 3, ASM2987363v1, whole genome shotgun sequence genome contains these proteins:
- the LOC131150796 gene encoding ethylene-responsive transcription factor ERF017-like has translation MKPTTSTSGNPDESGGQSRYRGIRKRKWGKWVSEIRLPNSRERIWLGSYDTAEKAARAFDAALYCLRGRTAKFNFPESPPEIDGGESLTPPEIQAVASRFANEERSPSSERRTGDAPEQCTSSSLAASASAGAHGGGGEDKLMDWSFLNLLDPGESVSDYDGLISGLDNELFPPPHATAGDENDGEENGGGEAYYQQFDLWNF, from the coding sequence ATGAAACCGACGACGTCGACCAGCGGAAACCCGGACGAAAGCGGCGGCCAGTCCCGTTACCGGGGAATACGGAAGCGCAAGTGGGGCAAATGGGTGTCGGAAATCCGGCTGCCCAACAGCCGGGAGAGGATATGGCTAGGTTCCTACGACACGGCGGAGAAGGCGGCCCGGGCGTTCGACGCCGCCCTCTACTGCCTCCGCGGCCGGACCGCCAAGTTCAATTTCCCGGAATCGCCGCCAGAGATCGACGGCGGCGAGTCTCTCACTCCGCCTGAAATTCAAGCCGTGGCCAGCCGGTTCGCGAACGAGGAGCGGTCCCCTTCGTCGGAACGACGGACCGGGGATGCGCCGGAGCAGTGCACGTCGTCGTCCTTGGCTGCGTCGGCTTCAGCTGGAGCACACGGAGGGGGCGGCGAGGATAAGTTGATGGACTGGTCGTTTTTGAATCTGCTGGATCCCGGGGAGAGCGTGTCGGATTACGACGGGCTTATATCGGGCCTGGACAATGAGCTTTTTCCCCCGCCGCATGCGACGGCCGGCGACGAAAACGATGGGGAAGAAAATGGTGGGGGCGAGGCTTATTACCAGCAATTCGACCTCTGGAATTTCTAG